One Brassica oleracea var. oleracea cultivar TO1000 chromosome C7, BOL, whole genome shotgun sequence genomic window carries:
- the LOC106302875 gene encoding uncharacterized protein LOC106302875: protein MEARATTFYALLLTSFQLLLTCHVTFAAGGKWDPLLSNVGISAMHMQLLSNDRVVMFDRTNFGPSNISLPNGNCRNNPQDAVSKIDCTAHSIEYNVESNTIRPLTVQSNTWCSSGSLRSDGVLVQTGGDRDGELKARTFSPCDDNECDWVEINNGLARRRWYSSNHILPDGKQIIIGGQRQFSYEFFPKTTSPNVIDLPFLAETNDRGEENNLYPYVFLNTDGNLFIFANNRAILLDYVNNKVAKTYPAIPGGDPRSYPSTGSAVLLPLKNLEADKIDAEVLVCGGAPKGSFILAFFFFE from the coding sequence ATGGAAGCACGAGCCACAACATTTTATGCCCTCTTACTAACATCCTTCCAACTCCTCCTAACATGTCACGTAACATTCGCCGCCGGAGGAAAATGGGATCCCCTCCTCTCCAACGTCGGAATCTCCGCTATGCACATGCAGCTCCTCTCCAACGACCGCGTCGTGATGTTCGACCGAACCAACTTCGGACCATCAAACATCTCTCTCCCCAACGGTAACTGCCGTAACAACCCACAAGACGCCGTCTCCAAGATCGACTGCACAGCTCACTCCATCGAATACAACGTTGAATCAAACACCATCCGTCCATTAACTGTACAATCCAACACATGGTGCTCCTCCGGTTCTCTTAGATCGGACGGCGTTCTTGTACAAACCGGTGGAGACCGGGACGGCGAGTTAAAAGCGAGAACATTCTCTCCTTGTGATGACAATGAGTGCGACTGGGTCGAGATTAACAATGGCTTAGCAAGGAGGAGATGGTACTCTTCTAATCATATTCTTCCCGACGGTAAACAAATCATTATCGGAGGTCAAAGACAGTTCAGCTACGAGTTCTTCCCCAAAACGACATCTCCTAACGTTATCGACTTGCCGTTTTTGGCCGAGACTAATGATAGAGGAGAAGAGAATAATCTTTATCCTTACGTCTTTCTCAACACCGATGGAAATCTATTTATATTCGCTAACAACCGAGCGATACTACTCGACTATGTTAATAACAAAGTGGCGAAAACTTATCCGGCGATTCCCGGCGGTGATCCTAGGAGTTACCCTAGCACTGGCTCTGCCGTGTTATTACCGTTAAAGAATCTTGAAGCGGACAAGATTGACGCGGAAGTACTGGTGTGTGGAGGTGCACCGAAAGGATCATTCATCCTCGCTTTTTTTTTTTTTGAATGA
- the LOC106302877 gene encoding glutathione S-transferase T3-like produces MDPFSLHSPGFVNMLASQSSPPLDVDSAEAPVISSGLVKPVERRKWSTKEDIVLISAWLNTSKDPIVSNEQKLGPFGRGYGSISIRVITSLAPFQDTRVNEQSSGQTENDVMKAAHDIFFNDYNVKFTLEHCWRELRFDQKWRSHSQPKEKSKEGGPQVVADEEEVRPPGVKASKAAKRKKPNEAAFDRIQTIIAQKNTISKQKILDRLLAKNIDTLSDHEVALKNKLISEML; encoded by the exons ATGGACCCTTTTTCCCTACACTCTCCCGGGTTTGTTAACATGTTAGCTTCACAGAGCAGTCCACCACTAGACGTAGACTCTGCTGAGGCACCTGTTATCTCTTCCGGGTTAGTTAAACCAGTGGAAAGGAGAAAGTGGTCAACCAAAGAAGACATTGTGTTAATCAGTGCTTGGCTGAACACCAGCAAGGATCCCATTGTCAGTAATGAACAGAAGTTAGGACCTTTTGGAAGAGGATATGGGAGTATTTCAATTCGAGTCATCACCTCGTTGGCTCCCTTCCAAGACACTAGAGTCAAT GAGCAATCGAGTGGCCAAACAGAGAATGATGTCATGAAGGCTGCGCATGACATCTTCTTCAATGACTATAATGTCAAGTTCACTCTTGAACATTGCTGGAGGGAACTTCGGTTCGATCAGAAATGGAGATCACACTCTCAGCCGAAGGAGAAAAGTAAGGAAGGTGGTCCGCAAGTGGTGGCTGACGAGGAAGAGGTTAGGCCTCCGGGTGTTAAAGCTAGCAAAGCTGCCAAACGCAAGAAGCCAAACGAAGCAGCTTTTGATCGAATACAAACCATCATAGCTCAGAAAAACACCATATCCAAACAAAAGATCCTAGATCGCCTCTTAGCCAAAAACATAGACACACTTTCTGATCATGAAGTGGCTCTTAAGAATAAGCTAATCTCTGAAATGCTTTGA